Proteins from a genomic interval of Stigmatella erecta:
- the coxB gene encoding cytochrome c oxidase subunit II yields the protein MSDIANKILFLPERASTFADRVDVLHYFVVGTTMVMSAGVGLAALFFFFRYRRRVPNQTTEYVTPDLKTEFLFVSVPLVFFLAWFAIGFRDFTWVTTPPKDAMDVYVMGKQWMWKFAYPEGPNGVNVLHVPANRPVRLLITSRDVLHSFFVPAFRIKMDALPGRYTQVWFEATKPGTYQVLCTEYCGLSHSKMLAEVVVLAPEDFEEWLKEQQRGRLQGRQDALADTSLVPPVARMAEQGEKLAGSQGCLKCHTVDGSPHVGPTFLGLYDREEKLADGQTVRVDEAYITQSMMDPGAHLVVGYQNVMPTYQGKLQGPETAAIVEYLKTLRTANVREASPEGPAYDPIQ from the coding sequence ATGAGCGACATTGCCAACAAAATCCTCTTCCTTCCGGAGCGCGCGTCGACCTTCGCTGATCGAGTCGACGTCCTCCATTACTTCGTCGTCGGCACCACCATGGTGATGTCGGCGGGCGTGGGCCTGGCGGCGCTGTTCTTCTTCTTCCGCTACCGCCGGCGCGTGCCCAACCAGACCACCGAGTACGTGACGCCAGACCTCAAGACGGAGTTCCTCTTCGTCTCGGTGCCGCTGGTGTTCTTCCTGGCCTGGTTCGCCATTGGCTTCCGGGACTTCACCTGGGTCACCACGCCGCCCAAGGACGCGATGGACGTCTACGTCATGGGCAAGCAGTGGATGTGGAAGTTCGCCTACCCGGAGGGCCCCAACGGCGTGAACGTGCTGCACGTGCCGGCCAACCGCCCGGTGCGGCTGCTCATCACGTCCCGCGACGTGCTCCACTCCTTCTTCGTGCCGGCCTTCCGCATCAAGATGGATGCGCTGCCCGGCCGCTACACGCAAGTGTGGTTCGAGGCGACCAAGCCCGGCACGTACCAGGTGCTCTGCACCGAGTACTGCGGCCTGTCGCACTCGAAGATGCTCGCCGAGGTCGTCGTCCTGGCCCCGGAGGACTTCGAGGAGTGGCTCAAGGAGCAGCAGCGCGGCCGGCTCCAGGGCCGTCAGGACGCGCTGGCGGACACCTCGCTGGTGCCGCCGGTGGCCCGCATGGCCGAGCAGGGCGAGAAGCTCGCCGGCTCCCAGGGCTGCCTCAAGTGCCACACGGTGGACGGCTCCCCCCACGTGGGCCCGACGTTCCTCGGCCTGTATGACCGCGAGGAGAAGCTGGCCGACGGCCAGACGGTCCGTGTGGATGAAGCCTACATCACCCAGTCGATGATGGACCCCGGGGCGCACCTGGTGGTCGGATACCAGAACGTGATGCCGACCTATCAGGGCAAGCTGCAGGGCCCCGAGACGGCCGCCATCGTCGAGTACCTCAAGACGTTGCGCACCGCGAACGTCCGCGAAGCCTCCCCGGAGGGACCCGCCTATGACCCCATCCAGTAG